TGCTTGAGTTTTATGATTTTATTATATACGCTCTTCTTGCTAGTTATATTTCTAAACTTTTCTTTCCTATTCAGTCAGCGATTACGTCTTTGCTAGTTGCTTTTAGCGCTTATGCTGTAGGATACCTTGCTAGACCTTTTGGTGGAGTTATTTTCGGCCATTTTGGAGATAAATATGGAAGAAAAAAGACTTTCACAATCTCAATTCTAGTTATGGCCTTAGCTACTTTTTTAATTGGTGTACTACCTACATATAATAATATTGGTATTATCGCGCCTGTTTTACTCTTACTTTGTAGGGTAGCTCAAGGCATTTCTGTAGGTGGAGAAATACCTGGGGCTATTACCTATATTGGTGAAGCAGTTCCTGACAAACGTGGCTTTATAACTGCGGTAATTTTTGGTTTCTTGGTACTTGGAGTAGCTATAGGGTTTATTGTTGAAAGTTTGCTATTAGAATTTTTTACTACTGAGAAAATGCTATCTTATGGTTGGCGTATACCTTTTATTTTAGGTGGATTATTTGGTCTTATTGCATATTACCTTAGACGTAAATTAATTGATATTGAAGATTTTAGTCCATTTATAAAAGATGAATTTTCTTTACCAATAACAAAGATGTTTCTAACGCATCGTTGGAATTTAATTTATTCAACAATAATAGTTTCTTTTGGCGCTCTTTGTTTTGTGACATTGTTTTTATTACTACCGGCCTACTTTACAACTATTCTAAATTTGCATTTAAAAAACTTCATTTGGATTAATAGTTTAGGCGTTTTTATCATTTCTATTTTTTGTGTAATTGTAGGTTTTTTTGCTGATAAAATTAACCGGTCCTTTATTCTCTTAATCAGTTTAATAGCGACTTTTGCTTTTAGCTTTATTATTTATACAATATATACTTCCTATCAAGAATTTTATTTTGTTGCTATAATTATTAGTGCTATTTTAGTAGCTCTTTGTTGGGGTAATATTCCTGCTATGCTAATCGACCTATTTAAGCAAGATGTTCGCTACACAGGCATAGGCTTTGCTTATAATTTAGGCTTTGCAGTTTTTGGAGGTCTAACACCAATGATCGTAATTAGCGCCATCAAATTTTCTGGTAATAATCTGGCTCCTGCTTATATACTTGTCATTGGAGCATTAATTACATTTATAACTATGCTTTTAAACGCTTTAATTCAAAGAAAAACTTTTACAAACTAATAGTTTTTTATGAACTACCTAAACGGTTAAAGGCCACTGGGCTTTTTGCTTTATAATATCATACTAAGACCTGCTAGAGGATACTCTACAAGCTTGTATTCCAACAGTTCTTGCTACATATCTTTGTTTAATTTGATCTAGTCCATAATTGTAAATACTGATAGCAGCATTTACATCTCTATCAATTTCTCTAGTTCCACATTTTGGATACTCAAAATTTCTAATGCCAAAGGCTTTTTACCTATATAGCTAAATACATATAAAAGTAGTATACTTTAACCTCTGACCAACTTACATCATTTTATTAAGAAAATATTAAAATTTAAAGCAGAAGGGATAAGTTTCCTAAAACTATCAAAAAATTTCAATATATGTGTTTTGTAGAAAAATGTTATTCTGCGGTTTGATCGTAGAATCCAATTTTTAAACTATATCTAAGCAAAATAGGTGAATCCTATGGTCAAGCCATAGGATTGTAAGTTAAATTCTTAGTATAATGTGTTTACCAAGGAGTTAAATCAAGACTATTTTAATAGTTTTGATTATAACCCAAGCGACCGGTTCAGGATAGATTTAAACAATCGTTGTCATCAAGGTACTTG
This Francisella opportunistica DNA region includes the following protein-coding sequences:
- a CDS encoding MFS transporter, which produces MLQKKQREALLLSSLGGMLEFYDFIIYALLASYISKLFFPIQSAITSLLVAFSAYAVGYLARPFGGVIFGHFGDKYGRKKTFTISILVMALATFLIGVLPTYNNIGIIAPVLLLLCRVAQGISVGGEIPGAITYIGEAVPDKRGFITAVIFGFLVLGVAIGFIVESLLLEFFTTEKMLSYGWRIPFILGGLFGLIAYYLRRKLIDIEDFSPFIKDEFSLPITKMFLTHRWNLIYSTIIVSFGALCFVTLFLLLPAYFTTILNLHLKNFIWINSLGVFIISIFCVIVGFFADKINRSFILLISLIATFAFSFIIYTIYTSYQEFYFVAIIISAILVALCWGNIPAMLIDLFKQDVRYTGIGFAYNLGFAVFGGLTPMIVISAIKFSGNNLAPAYILVIGALITFITMLLNALIQRKTFTN